The following are encoded together in the Choloepus didactylus isolate mChoDid1 chromosome 7, mChoDid1.pri, whole genome shotgun sequence genome:
- the LOC119540967 gene encoding coiled-coil-helix-coiled-coil-helix domain-containing protein 2-like, giving the protein MAPLASWAPQMRATPRLVPAAQLPATAPPSAVGSLAAAPRHPGLITQIAVAVGSAVGCMLGHAVIGSVSGGSDAEPSRPDFTYQEPQGAQPIYHQQQQQFGLCRYELKQFLEGAQNQGDL; this is encoded by the coding sequence ATGGCACCCCTGGCCAGCTGGGCACCTCAGATGAGAGCTACCCCCAGGCTAGTACCAGCAGCTCAGCTGCCAGCAACAGCTCCACCATCTGCAGTTGGCTCACTTGCTGCTGCTCCCCGGCACCCAGGTCTGATCACCCAGATAGCAGTGGCAGTGGGCTCTGCTGTTGGGTGCATGCTGGGTCATGCCGTCATTGGGAGTGTCAGTGGTGGGAGTGATGCTGAGCCATCAAGGCCTGATTTCACTTACCAGGAGCCTCAGGGAGCCCAGCCCATAtaccaccagcagcagcagcagtttgGCCTTTGCCGCTATGAGCTGAAACAGTTTTTAGAGGGTGCCCAGAACCAGGGTGACCTTTAG